The proteins below are encoded in one region of Coffea arabica cultivar ET-39 chromosome 4c, Coffea Arabica ET-39 HiFi, whole genome shotgun sequence:
- the LOC113739507 gene encoding BIIDXI-like protein At5g11420, producing MHIPPCSLPDFDPNLSLSLTHTHTLKMKTVSLLLVLLCASFHLALSVLVDGLLPNGNFENGPKPWQMKGSRVIDPHSIPHWEIRGFVEYIESGQKQGDMLLVVPEGRYAVRLGDEASIKTKVKVEKDLFYSLSFSAARTCAQDEVLNLSVSPNKEPNDWGMLPMQTMYSSDGWDSYSWGFLADSDVIEISIHNPGREKDATCGPLIDSVALKALRRPLKTRGNLLKNGNFEEGPYIFPNTTWGALIPPNIEDDHSPLPGWIIESLKAVKYVDSEHFSVPEGKRAVELIAGRESAIAQIVKTIPGWWYDLVFSVGDAKNGCEGSMLIEASAGKVTLQVPYQSSGKGQFIRATHRFRAVSRRTRVRFLSSNYHMRSDNTGTLCGPVIDDVRLYSLRKLRM from the exons ATGCATATACCCCCTTGCAGCCTCCCAGATTTTGATccaaacctctctctctctctcacacacacacatacattaAAGATGAAGACAGTAAGCCTACTGTTAGTGCTACTTTGCGCaagcttccatcttgctttGTCAGTATTAGTAGACG GACTTCTGCCCAATGGCAACTTTGAGAACGGCCCGAAACCATGGCAGATGAAGGGTAGTAGAGTGATAGATCCCCACTCAATACCACATTGGGAAATCCGGGGTTTCGTTGAGTACATAGAATCCGGTCAGAAGCAAGGAGACATGCTCCTAGTAGTCCCCGAAGGCAGGTACGCGGTGAGGCTGGGGGATGAAGCTTCAATTAAGACCAAAGTTAAGgttgaaaaggatttgttttACTCGCTCTCGTTCAGTGCTGCTCGAACTTGTGCACAAGATGAAGTATTGAACCTATCGGTTTCGCCCAACAAGGAGCCCAACGACTGGGGAATGCTTCCGATGCAAACCATGTACAGCAGCGATGGATGGGACTCTTATTCCTGGGGATTCCTAGCTGACTCCGACGTGATTGAGATTTCCATCCATAACCCAGGAAGGGAAAAAGACGCTACTTGTGGCCCTCTTATCGATTCTGTTGCCCTCAAGGCTTTGCGTAGGCCTCTAAAAACAAGAG GAAATCTGTTGAAGAATGGAAATTTTGAAGAAGGTCCATATATCTTCCCCAACACAACATGGGGAGCTCTAATTCCTCCCAACATCGAGGACGACCATTCCCCGTTGCCCGGCTGGATAATCGAATCCCTCAAAGCCGTAAAGTACGTAGATTCAGAACATTTCAGCGTCCCAGAGGGAAAACGAGCTGTAGAACTCATAGCAGGAAGGGAAAGCGCTATTGCCCAGATAGTGAAGACCATCCCAGGCTGGTGGTACGATCTAGTTTTCTCAGTAGGCGATGCCAAGAATGGGTGTGAAGGATCTATGCTAATAGAGGCGTCTGCTGGGAAGGTCACGCTTCAGGTGCCCTACCAGTCCTCTGGTAAGGGGCAGTTCATCCGAGCCACCCATCGATTTAGAGCAGTTTCAAGGCGCACAAGAGTCAGGTTTTTGAGCAGTAACTATCATATGAGGAGTGACAATACTGGAACATTATGCGGTCCTGTGATTGATGATGTTCGGTTGTATAGTCTTCGTAAACTACGTATGTGA